The following proteins come from a genomic window of Polyangiaceae bacterium:
- a CDS encoding HEAT repeat domain-containing protein — protein MFGLAPLPRHLQAALADARHEKQSVRLSAVRDLARLAADPEARAEALDALCRVLAKDEAATVRAEAALALADAEGSEGVESLLDALEDAHLEVRQMAWVALGELGAESPRARDAVAGALGDDAPAIRFQALIAAHRLLGDGAASAIGDKVGDPDPLVRAMALRLAEERELHTVVPAAKRALDDEELSVRLAAAIFLARLGHRDGGKVMVSALSAPRGQLSPEDEQAAIELSAELGLKKARPALERRAFGVFGVSRDPFAWHARIALARLGHPRAKEAILKGLSAWTRDARTLAVVAAGRAHLSEAKETLAAMAKDTSRADPDAVREALALVDKGLAASESHR, from the coding sequence GTGTTCGGACTCGCGCCGCTTCCCCGTCATCTGCAGGCCGCTCTGGCGGATGCGCGCCATGAAAAACAGAGCGTGCGCCTGTCGGCGGTGCGGGACTTGGCGCGGTTGGCGGCGGACCCCGAGGCGCGAGCGGAGGCCCTCGACGCGCTGTGTCGCGTGCTCGCGAAGGACGAAGCGGCGACGGTGCGGGCCGAGGCCGCCCTGGCGCTCGCAGATGCGGAAGGGTCCGAGGGCGTGGAGTCGCTGCTCGATGCCCTGGAGGACGCGCACCTGGAGGTGCGTCAGATGGCTTGGGTCGCGCTCGGCGAGCTCGGCGCCGAGAGCCCCCGCGCCCGGGACGCGGTCGCCGGAGCCCTTGGGGACGACGCGCCAGCAATTCGGTTTCAGGCGCTGATCGCGGCGCACCGCTTGCTCGGAGATGGAGCAGCGAGCGCGATCGGAGACAAGGTCGGAGATCCCGATCCCCTGGTTCGTGCCATGGCGCTGCGGCTGGCGGAGGAGCGTGAGCTGCACACGGTGGTGCCCGCCGCGAAACGAGCGCTCGACGACGAGGAGCTGTCGGTTCGTCTGGCCGCAGCGATCTTCCTGGCCCGGCTTGGTCACCGCGACGGCGGGAAGGTGATGGTATCCGCCTTGTCCGCGCCCCGCGGCCAGCTGTCCCCGGAGGACGAGCAGGCGGCCATCGAGCTCAGTGCCGAGCTGGGGTTGAAGAAGGCCCGACCGGCGCTGGAGCGTCGAGCCTTCGGCGTCTTCGGCGTTTCTCGCGACCCTTTTGCGTGGCACGCGCGCATCGCCCTGGCCCGGCTCGGGCACCCGCGCGCCAAGGAGGCCATCTTGAAGGGACTCTCGGCTTGGACGCGGGACGCGAGAACGCTGGCGGTCGTGGCCGCCGGGCGCGCCCACCTGAGCGAAGCAAAGGAGACGCTCGCCGCGATGGCAAAGGACACCTCGCGGGCGGATCCAGATGCCGTTCGGGAAGCTCTGGCCCTGGTCGACAAGGGCCTTGCGGCATCCGAATCGCACCGCTAG
- a CDS encoding thiamine pyrophosphate-dependent dehydrogenase E1 component subunit alpha gives MPSEASDLGLFQVVDESGRPNPALDPNLPDDMLLHMFREMRRLRVMEARMVALQRQGRVGFYGTCTGQEAPPIATAFATEKRDWIFPALRESAIMLVRGFPLSKYLAQVFGNDMDVLKGRNMPSHMAAREVNQVSWSSCIGPQIPQAVGAAWAAKQRGDDVVTVGFMGDGATSQPDFHNAMNFAAVFKTPSVLVCQNNGWSISIPTARQTASQTIAVKARAYGMPGVRVDGNDVLGCYRVIKDAVDRARSGGGPTFVECVTYRMGAHSTSDDPTRYRSEEEVRRWAEKDPVQRLETYLQGRGLLSAGQVESIDAELGDEISRAIAEVEAAPPPSRDSLFEDVYASLPWHLAEERDELRRSPKAPSH, from the coding sequence ATGCCCTCCGAAGCCAGTGACCTCGGCCTGTTCCAGGTGGTGGATGAAAGTGGCCGGCCGAACCCCGCGCTGGATCCGAACCTACCCGACGACATGCTGCTCCACATGTTTCGCGAGATGCGGCGGCTTCGCGTGATGGAGGCACGCATGGTAGCGCTGCAGCGACAGGGCCGTGTCGGTTTCTACGGCACCTGCACGGGGCAGGAAGCCCCGCCCATCGCCACGGCTTTCGCCACGGAAAAGCGCGACTGGATTTTCCCCGCGCTCCGCGAGAGCGCAATCATGTTGGTGCGCGGCTTTCCGCTCAGCAAGTATCTGGCGCAGGTGTTCGGCAACGACATGGACGTGCTGAAGGGCCGCAACATGCCGAGTCACATGGCCGCCCGCGAGGTGAACCAGGTGTCGTGGTCGAGCTGCATCGGTCCGCAGATCCCGCAGGCCGTGGGTGCGGCGTGGGCCGCGAAGCAGCGCGGAGACGACGTGGTCACCGTTGGCTTCATGGGGGACGGCGCCACCAGTCAGCCGGACTTTCACAACGCCATGAACTTCGCCGCCGTGTTCAAGACGCCGAGCGTGCTCGTGTGTCAGAACAACGGCTGGTCGATCAGCATCCCCACGGCACGCCAGACGGCGTCGCAAACGATCGCGGTCAAGGCCCGCGCCTACGGCATGCCGGGCGTCCGGGTCGATGGCAACGACGTGCTCGGCTGCTACCGCGTGATCAAGGATGCGGTCGACCGCGCGCGGAGCGGCGGCGGCCCCACCTTCGTGGAGTGCGTCACCTATCGCATGGGCGCCCACTCCACCAGCGACGATCCGACGCGCTACCGCAGCGAAGAAGAGGTGCGCCGCTGGGCGGAGAAGGATCCCGTTCAGCGGCTCGAGACCTATCTGCAGGGGCGAGGGCTGCTCTCGGCCGGTCAGGTGGAGAGCATCGATGCGGAGCTCGGCGACGAGATCAGTCGTGCCATCGCAGAAGTCGAAGCGGCGCCGCCGCCCTCTCGCGACTCCCTGTTCGAGGACGTGTACGCGTCGCTCCCCTGGCACCTGGCCGAGGAGCGGGACGAGCTTCGCCGGTCGCCCAAGGCTCCGTCGCATTGA
- the lpdA gene encoding dihydrolipoyl dehydrogenase produces MSDSEFDAIVLGGGPGGYVCAIRLGQLGLKVACVEEEEYGGVCLNWGCIPSKALISTAHLYEKAQKGDAQGLSFGKVDLDVGKMQAWKDGIVKKLTGGVRTLLRGNGAKAIEGRGTVIDAHTVEVKTKAGETKRLTAEKGIVVATGSATIQIPGFEFDGQRIIGAREAVSLPEVPRRLLVVGGGVIGLELGMVYQAFGSELTVVELTDSLLPGIDPDCVKVVERNLKKRGAEILKGAKAEGVEKGANSLVVRVSVGGETKRVECDVVLVAVGMKPRARGIGLEQLGVEIDQRGFIKTDERCGTSVPGIFAIGDVSGAPMLAHKASKEGEVCAEVIAGKPAAKDWATIPGIVFTDPEIATVGLTEAQAKAEGIEVKVGKFPFAALGRAMSIRETDGFVKVLTDTQSKRIVGIHIAGPSASDLISEAALALEMVATAEDMAMTVHPHPTLGEALMEASAHSLGHAIHTVNR; encoded by the coding sequence ATGAGTGACTCGGAGTTCGATGCCATCGTGCTGGGCGGCGGCCCCGGCGGGTACGTGTGTGCGATTCGCCTCGGTCAGCTCGGTCTGAAGGTCGCGTGCGTCGAAGAAGAGGAGTACGGCGGCGTCTGCTTGAACTGGGGCTGCATCCCGTCCAAGGCCTTGATCAGCACCGCGCACCTCTACGAGAAGGCGCAGAAGGGCGACGCTCAGGGTTTGAGCTTCGGCAAGGTGGATCTCGACGTCGGCAAGATGCAGGCGTGGAAGGACGGCATCGTCAAGAAGCTCACCGGCGGTGTCCGTACGCTGCTGCGTGGCAACGGCGCCAAGGCCATCGAAGGGCGCGGCACGGTGATCGACGCGCACACGGTGGAGGTGAAGACCAAGGCGGGGGAGACGAAGCGGCTCACGGCCGAGAAGGGCATCGTCGTCGCCACCGGCTCCGCCACCATTCAGATCCCCGGCTTCGAGTTCGACGGCCAGCGGATCATCGGCGCCCGCGAGGCGGTGAGCCTGCCGGAGGTCCCGCGGCGGCTCCTGGTGGTGGGCGGCGGCGTGATCGGTCTGGAGCTGGGCATGGTGTACCAGGCCTTTGGCAGCGAGCTCACGGTGGTGGAGCTGACGGACTCGCTCTTGCCCGGCATCGATCCGGACTGCGTCAAGGTCGTCGAGCGCAACCTGAAGAAGCGGGGAGCGGAGATCCTGAAGGGAGCCAAGGCCGAGGGCGTGGAGAAGGGCGCAAACTCCCTGGTCGTCCGGGTGAGCGTGGGCGGAGAGACGAAGCGCGTGGAGTGCGACGTCGTGCTCGTGGCCGTGGGAATGAAGCCCCGCGCACGGGGCATCGGTCTGGAACAGCTCGGGGTGGAGATCGACCAGCGCGGTTTCATCAAGACGGACGAGCGCTGCGGCACGAGCGTGCCCGGCATCTTCGCCATCGGCGACGTGAGCGGTGCGCCGATGTTGGCGCACAAGGCCAGCAAAGAGGGCGAGGTTTGCGCCGAGGTCATCGCCGGCAAGCCCGCTGCCAAGGACTGGGCCACGATCCCGGGCATCGTCTTCACGGACCCCGAGATCGCCACGGTGGGGCTGACCGAAGCGCAAGCGAAGGCCGAGGGCATCGAGGTGAAGGTGGGGAAGTTCCCCTTCGCGGCGCTGGGTCGCGCCATGAGCATTCGCGAGACCGACGGCTTCGTGAAGGTGCTGACCGACACGCAGAGCAAGCGCATCGTGGGCATTCACATCGCGGGGCCGTCGGCCAGCGATCTCATCAGCGAGGCGGCCCTCGCTCTGGAGATGGTGGCGACGGCGGAAGACATGGCCATGACGGTGCATCCGCACCCGACGCTGGGTGAAGCATTGATGGAGGCGAGCGCCCACTCATTGGGCCACGCCATCCACACGGTGAATCGTTAA
- a CDS encoding peroxiredoxin produces MTRRQLREGDRAPDFTLRAHTGSDWSLKSALERGPVVLFFYPKDDTPVCIAEACNFRDQHALFTGRGAEVVGVSRDSVESHQSFAGRYDLPFTLLTDADGAVREAFGVKKTLGFFDGRVTFVIDGEGVIRHAFSSALNASAHVDGAIQTLARLSR; encoded by the coding sequence ATGACACGACGGCAGCTCCGCGAGGGTGACCGCGCTCCGGATTTCACGTTGCGTGCACACACCGGGAGCGACTGGAGCCTGAAGAGCGCCCTCGAGCGCGGGCCCGTGGTGTTGTTCTTCTATCCCAAGGACGACACGCCGGTGTGTATCGCCGAAGCCTGCAATTTCCGCGACCAACACGCGCTGTTCACCGGCAGGGGGGCGGAGGTCGTGGGCGTGAGCCGGGACTCGGTGGAGTCCCACCAGAGCTTCGCCGGTCGCTACGATCTGCCGTTCACGTTGCTCACGGACGCGGATGGCGCCGTGCGGGAGGCATTTGGCGTGAAGAAGACCCTGGGCTTCTTCGACGGTCGAGTCACCTTCGTCATCGATGGCGAGGGCGTGATCCGCCACGCCTTCTCCAGCGCACTGAACGCGAGCGCCCACGTGGACGGCGCAATTCAGACATTGGCACGGCTTTCACGTTAA
- a CDS encoding PspA/IM30 family protein: MGIFDRMGRVISSNFNSLLDKAEDPKKSIELTLDEMRAQLKAARQEVVRSVAAEKQLRKKVEELDTEVEKWSKRAELAVKHDDDDLAREALLQKRRLTEERDRAEALRGEQRSAALEMKAELERMEAKLEELQAKKSTIITKAKQAKAGGGTEALGASGAGPTAFQEFRRMEDQIEGVETAVQAQREVEEALGGGRGPGGMSRDEVEAKFRSLEYGDSKGEPAGKGGSEIDDELAALKKKVRIGS, encoded by the coding sequence ATGGGCATCTTCGATCGCATGGGCCGGGTCATTTCGAGCAACTTCAACTCCCTGCTCGACAAGGCCGAGGACCCGAAGAAGAGCATCGAGCTCACGCTGGACGAGATGCGCGCACAGCTGAAGGCGGCGCGCCAAGAAGTGGTCCGCTCCGTGGCCGCCGAGAAACAGCTGCGCAAGAAGGTGGAAGAGCTCGATACCGAAGTGGAGAAGTGGTCGAAGCGCGCCGAGCTGGCCGTCAAACACGATGACGACGACCTCGCGCGGGAGGCGCTGCTGCAGAAGCGGCGGCTCACGGAAGAGCGGGACCGGGCGGAAGCCTTGCGGGGCGAGCAGCGCAGCGCGGCGCTGGAGATGAAGGCAGAGCTCGAGCGCATGGAGGCCAAGCTCGAAGAGCTGCAAGCCAAGAAGAGCACCATCATCACCAAGGCCAAGCAGGCCAAGGCCGGTGGCGGCACGGAAGCTCTCGGCGCCAGCGGAGCGGGACCCACGGCGTTTCAGGAGTTCCGCCGCATGGAGGATCAGATCGAGGGTGTGGAGACCGCGGTGCAGGCTCAGCGCGAGGTCGAAGAGGCCCTCGGCGGCGGTCGCGGCCCCGGCGGCATGTCGCGCGACGAGGTCGAGGCGAAGTTCCGCAGCCTCGAGTACGGCGACTCCAAGGGGGAGCCCGCTGGCAAGGGCGGCAGTGAGATCGACGACGAGCTGGCGGCGCTGAAGAAGAAGGTTCGCATCGGAAGTTGA
- a CDS encoding EscU/YscU/HrcU family type III secretion system export apparatus switch protein gives MSEKTEEPTPRKLKKAREDGDSPVSSALIQGFGFLVAVALAPAAVTALAARASELIVAAIQDPHRAFSPWSLTKDVLTLSLPLVAAAALAAAAVGFVQTGGIVAFKKVSPDLSRANPVNGIKNLFGWQRFVGIVRALVAALVVGYLAVDLLLDHGADLAYSTGTLTAAGVVAGALTRKLAWIAALVGLSLGALDVFVTRYAWMRRHRMSKDEVKREYKESEGDPEMKAARKRAHQEMLSGATINAVKNATVVVVNPTHLAMALQYREDEDEAPRVIAKGEGELARRMMDAARAYGVPVVRDVPVARALSELEIGDEIPEALYEAVAEILREAWAEVAEGDANPAP, from the coding sequence ATGAGCGAAAAGACCGAGGAACCCACCCCAAGAAAGCTGAAGAAGGCCCGAGAAGACGGCGACAGTCCCGTCTCCTCCGCCTTGATCCAGGGGTTTGGTTTCTTGGTCGCGGTCGCCTTGGCCCCAGCCGCGGTCACCGCTCTTGCCGCCCGCGCCAGCGAGCTGATCGTGGCGGCCATCCAGGATCCCCATCGCGCGTTCTCGCCCTGGTCTTTGACCAAGGACGTGCTCACCCTCTCGCTGCCGTTGGTGGCGGCCGCAGCCTTGGCAGCCGCGGCCGTGGGCTTCGTGCAGACCGGCGGCATCGTCGCCTTCAAGAAGGTGAGCCCGGATCTGTCGCGGGCCAATCCCGTCAACGGCATCAAGAATCTGTTCGGCTGGCAGCGCTTCGTGGGCATCGTCCGCGCCCTGGTCGCTGCCCTGGTCGTCGGCTACCTGGCGGTGGACCTGTTGCTCGATCACGGAGCGGACCTGGCCTACTCCACCGGCACCCTCACCGCAGCCGGAGTCGTCGCCGGCGCCCTCACCCGGAAGCTCGCGTGGATCGCCGCGTTGGTCGGCCTGTCGCTGGGCGCGCTGGACGTGTTCGTCACCCGTTACGCCTGGATGCGTCGACATCGCATGAGCAAGGACGAGGTCAAACGGGAGTACAAGGAGTCCGAAGGCGATCCGGAGATGAAGGCCGCACGTAAGCGCGCCCATCAAGAGATGCTCTCCGGCGCCACCATCAACGCCGTCAAGAACGCCACTGTGGTCGTAGTGAACCCCACGCACCTGGCGATGGCGCTGCAGTATCGCGAAGACGAGGACGAAGCCCCACGGGTGATCGCCAAGGGCGAGGGGGAGCTCGCGCGCCGCATGATGGACGCGGCGCGCGCCTACGGCGTGCCGGTGGTGCGCGACGTTCCCGTGGCCCGCGCCCTTTCGGAGCTCGAGATCGGCGACGAGATCCCCGAAGCCCTGTACGAAGCCGTCGCGGAAATTCTGCGAGAAGCGTGGGCCGAGGTGGCGGAAGGCGACGCTAACCCGGCGCCGTAG
- a CDS encoding M48 family metalloprotease encodes MMNPLSRVRSLGLLLAFGLTASGCETSSSSQPRYPQQQQPPPGYYAGGQQGYPQQGYPPQQGYPPQGQPYPPQTAPQPTAAPTTTAPLPPVAYDPINATDINFLRGRAQADIQELIGALDSQKQSRVAGIPLVVDDRPGEVNAFASCTKDGKKMMAITDGLLNIEAHLARAKATDEIFGGNKTDQYIQFLAKYQKPGAPIVEPAAGFFNPTQDTDGRKVARQHEILDEQIAFVLGHELAHHYLGHLPCTATGVGVTASEVNAVLSSVVPVFNQPNELAADVNGTYNVLNAGKKRPGYHWTEGGGLLTMRFFAGLDQFSPVDVLFGFERSHPPPQIRTPVIQQAASQWRSSGGNPFTIPLPGFGL; translated from the coding sequence ATGATGAACCCCCTGTCTCGAGTGCGAAGCCTCGGACTTTTGCTGGCTTTCGGTCTGACCGCGAGCGGCTGCGAAACGTCCTCCAGCTCCCAGCCCCGCTACCCTCAGCAACAGCAACCGCCCCCGGGTTACTACGCGGGCGGTCAGCAGGGCTACCCGCAGCAGGGCTACCCGCCCCAGCAGGGCTATCCGCCTCAGGGGCAGCCGTACCCCCCGCAAACTGCACCGCAGCCCACGGCGGCGCCCACCACTACCGCGCCGCTCCCGCCCGTCGCCTACGATCCGATCAACGCCACCGACATCAACTTCCTGCGCGGGCGCGCCCAGGCGGACATCCAGGAGCTGATCGGAGCGCTCGACAGCCAGAAGCAATCTCGCGTCGCCGGCATCCCGCTGGTGGTGGACGACCGTCCGGGGGAGGTCAACGCGTTTGCCTCCTGCACCAAGGACGGCAAGAAGATGATGGCCATCACCGATGGCCTCTTGAACATCGAAGCGCATCTCGCTCGCGCCAAGGCCACGGACGAGATCTTCGGCGGCAACAAGACCGATCAGTACATCCAGTTCCTCGCCAAGTACCAGAAGCCCGGCGCGCCCATCGTGGAGCCCGCCGCCGGCTTCTTCAATCCGACGCAGGACACGGACGGTCGCAAGGTCGCCCGTCAGCACGAGATCTTGGACGAGCAGATCGCGTTCGTGCTCGGGCACGAGCTCGCGCATCACTACCTCGGGCATCTCCCCTGCACCGCTACCGGCGTGGGCGTCACGGCGTCCGAGGTGAACGCCGTGCTCTCCAGCGTGGTTCCGGTCTTCAATCAGCCCAACGAACTGGCGGCCGACGTGAACGGCACCTACAACGTCCTCAACGCTGGCAAGAAGCGCCCGGGTTACCACTGGACGGAAGGCGGCGGCCTGCTGACCATGCGGTTCTTCGCCGGGCTGGATCAGTTCTCTCCGGTGGACGTGCTGTTCGGATTCGAGCGCTCCCATCCGCCGCCGCAGATCCGCACACCGGTGATCCAGCAGGCGGCCTCGCAGTGGCGCTCGAGCGGCGGCAATCCGTTCACGATCCCCCTTCCGGGATTCGGGCTCTGA
- a CDS encoding calcium/sodium antiporter → MLANVGLLVLGVVALYFGAEWLVRGAAGLARMLGVSPLVVGLTVVSYGTSAPELAVSTVAALDGKSDIALGNVVGSNIANIGLILGITALIAPPLVQGSLLRRELPVLLLATAAIPVFLMGGEIHRWEGILLVLGALLFTIATLKWSGRASPESEELPDVPEAGGSKIGLALLSLLGLGVLLVGGKVFVTGAVGMALQLGMSERVVGLTVVAVGTSLPELAASLVAAMRGHSEIAVGNVVGSNIFNVLLILGTASALRPITGDLSAMRLDLAVVGLLTVLCVISMRAQRRIPRWEGGVFLAIYVSFLALLVAGVG, encoded by the coding sequence GTGCTTGCTAACGTCGGGCTGCTCGTGTTGGGGGTCGTCGCGCTGTATTTCGGCGCGGAGTGGCTCGTCCGTGGTGCGGCAGGCCTGGCCCGCATGCTGGGGGTGAGCCCGCTGGTCGTGGGGCTCACGGTGGTGAGCTACGGCACCAGCGCTCCGGAGCTGGCGGTGAGCACCGTGGCGGCGCTCGACGGCAAGAGCGACATCGCCCTGGGCAACGTGGTCGGCTCCAACATCGCCAACATCGGTCTCATCCTCGGCATCACCGCGCTCATCGCACCGCCCCTGGTGCAAGGCTCGCTGCTTCGTCGCGAGCTGCCGGTGCTGCTCTTGGCCACCGCCGCCATCCCGGTGTTCCTGATGGGTGGAGAGATCCATCGCTGGGAAGGCATCCTGCTCGTGCTCGGCGCCCTCCTGTTCACGATTGCCACCTTGAAGTGGTCCGGACGCGCGAGCCCGGAATCCGAAGAGCTCCCGGACGTTCCGGAAGCAGGCGGCAGCAAAATAGGCCTGGCGCTGCTCTCGCTCTTGGGCCTCGGCGTGCTGCTCGTCGGCGGCAAGGTGTTCGTCACCGGCGCGGTCGGAATGGCGCTTCAGCTCGGCATGTCGGAGCGTGTGGTGGGCCTCACGGTGGTGGCCGTCGGCACCTCGCTTCCAGAGCTGGCAGCGTCCTTGGTCGCCGCCATGCGCGGGCACTCGGAGATCGCCGTCGGCAACGTGGTGGGCTCGAACATCTTCAACGTGCTTCTGATCCTGGGAACGGCGAGCGCGCTTCGTCCCATCACCGGCGACCTCTCCGCCATGCGGCTGGACCTCGCGGTGGTGGGTCTGCTCACGGTGCTGTGCGTGATCAGCATGCGGGCCCAACGCCGCATTCCGCGCTGGGAGGGCGGGGTGTTTCTGGCGATCTACGTGAGCTTCCTGGCCCTGCTGGTGGCGGGCGTGGGCTGA
- a CDS encoding dicarboxylate/amino acid:cation symporter produces MNEKSCRLAAVPKLALHWQILIALALAVGLGAALPADAALFGVSLVSVLDFVGALFLRALKMLVVPLIAASIIAGIVSVGGTPHLGRLGLKTTAYYAVTSLVAILIGLTLVDLVEPGFVAGHPAKDLIGLSADTAAITQKVSGRSGKDVVEVFLRLVPENVIQDAAKGDMLGVIFFSLLFGYFLTKIPERYGRVVGDFWQGLYEVMLLITDWVMRFAPIGVFALVAKVVVSTGFSAFRPLMTFFFVVIAGLFVHAFVALPLLLRLVARVNPVRHFKAVAPALLMAFSTASSSATLPLTMECVEQRAGVSKRVTSFTLPLGATVNMDGTALYECAAALFIAQAYGLRLGFAEQFTVVLTALLTSIGVAGIPAASLVAITLILTTIGLPLEAVGLILAVDRVLDMCRTAVNVLGDTTAAVVVGRSEGDVGVLGS; encoded by the coding sequence ATGAACGAGAAAAGCTGTAGGCTCGCGGCGGTGCCGAAGCTCGCTCTTCACTGGCAAATCCTGATTGCGCTGGCCTTGGCGGTGGGCCTGGGCGCGGCGCTGCCAGCGGACGCGGCGCTCTTCGGTGTGAGCCTCGTCAGCGTGCTCGACTTCGTGGGGGCGCTGTTCTTGCGCGCTCTCAAGATGCTGGTGGTCCCGCTGATCGCCGCGTCCATCATCGCCGGCATCGTGTCCGTGGGCGGGACGCCCCACCTCGGCCGGTTGGGGCTCAAGACCACCGCGTACTACGCGGTCACGTCGCTGGTCGCGATCCTCATCGGCCTCACGTTGGTGGACCTGGTCGAGCCCGGATTCGTGGCGGGTCACCCTGCCAAGGACCTGATCGGCCTGTCCGCGGACACGGCGGCCATCACGCAGAAGGTCAGCGGCCGCTCCGGCAAGGACGTGGTCGAGGTGTTCCTTCGGCTGGTCCCGGAGAATGTGATCCAAGACGCCGCCAAGGGCGACATGCTGGGAGTGATCTTCTTCTCCCTGCTGTTCGGCTACTTCCTGACCAAGATCCCGGAGCGCTACGGGCGCGTAGTGGGCGACTTCTGGCAGGGCTTGTACGAGGTGATGCTGCTCATCACCGACTGGGTCATGCGCTTCGCGCCCATCGGCGTGTTCGCGCTGGTCGCGAAGGTAGTGGTCAGTACCGGTTTTTCGGCGTTCCGGCCGCTGATGACGTTCTTCTTCGTGGTCATCGCGGGGCTCTTCGTCCACGCCTTCGTCGCGTTGCCGCTGCTTCTCAGGTTGGTCGCTCGGGTGAACCCCGTGCGTCACTTCAAGGCCGTGGCCCCTGCGCTGTTGATGGCGTTCTCCACCGCTTCGAGCTCTGCCACGCTGCCGTTGACCATGGAGTGCGTGGAGCAGCGCGCCGGCGTTTCCAAGCGCGTTACCAGCTTCACCCTGCCGCTCGGGGCTACCGTCAACATGGACGGCACCGCGCTCTACGAGTGCGCGGCGGCGCTGTTCATCGCCCAGGCGTATGGCCTTCGGCTCGGCTTCGCCGAACAGTTCACGGTGGTGCTCACCGCGCTGCTCACGTCCATCGGTGTGGCCGGCATTCCCGCCGCGAGCCTGGTCGCCATCACGCTGATCCTCACCACCATCGGATTGCCGCTGGAGGCCGTGGGTCTGATCTTGGCGGTGGACCGCGTGCTCGACATGTGTCGCACCGCCGTCAACGTGCTCGGCGACACCACCGCTGCCGTAGTGGTGGGCAGGAGCGAGGGCGACGTGGGGGTTCTCGGAAGCTGA
- a CDS encoding cardiolipin synthase B, translating to MAPNRPLFHRPDRHYVAGHRVTLLKNGREAYPAMLSAINAARRQVLLEMYWFDSGRIGRRIALALAAAARRGVEVALLYDSLGSVEAEGEMFAALRAAGVHVVEFNPIAPWRERFNLEKLSRRDHRKILVVDGQVGFTGGINISDLWLPEEEGGEGWRDDMVRVEGPAVGGFVEIFRRTWRREGGHRLKQLAPAPKDVPMAGAQSVRVLGEAFARHRREIVRAYLFHIYKATERVWIANSYFVPDGVVLRALVRAARRGVDVRVLVPGRSDVLVVQLASRAIYDKLLAAGVRLFEWQGNVLHSKTAVIDGNWSTIGTFNLDYRSLRSNLEVNVTILDARFGAVMEQSYLSDLENSIEVAPRAKTLVTLPGRMLENTLYRFRKLL from the coding sequence ATGGCGCCGAACCGCCCGCTGTTCCACCGCCCGGATCGCCACTACGTGGCCGGTCACCGGGTGACGCTGCTCAAGAACGGCCGCGAGGCGTACCCCGCGATGCTGTCTGCCATCAACGCGGCACGCCGGCAGGTGCTGCTCGAGATGTACTGGTTCGACTCCGGGCGCATTGGGCGTCGCATTGCGCTCGCCCTCGCCGCGGCAGCTCGCCGCGGCGTGGAGGTGGCGCTGCTGTACGATTCCCTCGGCTCCGTGGAAGCGGAAGGCGAGATGTTCGCTGCGCTCCGGGCCGCCGGCGTCCACGTGGTGGAGTTCAATCCCATCGCGCCCTGGCGTGAGCGTTTCAACCTGGAAAAGCTCTCGCGCCGGGATCACCGAAAGATCCTGGTCGTGGACGGTCAGGTCGGCTTCACCGGCGGCATCAACATCTCCGACCTGTGGCTGCCGGAAGAAGAGGGCGGCGAAGGTTGGCGCGACGACATGGTGCGGGTGGAGGGCCCCGCCGTGGGCGGCTTCGTCGAGATCTTCCGTCGCACCTGGCGCCGCGAGGGTGGCCATCGCCTGAAGCAGCTCGCTCCCGCGCCGAAGGACGTGCCCATGGCGGGCGCCCAGAGCGTGCGGGTGCTGGGCGAAGCCTTTGCGCGTCACCGCCGGGAGATCGTCCGGGCGTACCTGTTTCACATCTACAAGGCGACGGAGCGGGTGTGGATCGCCAACAGCTACTTCGTTCCCGATGGCGTCGTGCTGCGCGCCCTGGTCCGCGCCGCGCGCCGTGGTGTGGACGTGCGCGTGCTGGTGCCTGGTCGCTCCGACGTGCTGGTGGTGCAGCTCGCCAGCCGTGCCATCTACGACAAGCTCTTGGCGGCGGGAGTGCGCCTCTTCGAGTGGCAGGGCAACGTGCTCCACTCCAAGACGGCGGTCATCGACGGCAACTGGAGCACCATCGGCACCTTCAATCTGGACTACCGCTCCTTGCGCTCGAATCTGGAGGTGAACGTCACCATCCTGGACGCCCGCTTTGGGGCGGTCATGGAGCAGTCCTACCTGAGCGATCTCGAAAACAGCATCGAGGTCGCGCCGCGTGCCAAAACCCTGGTCACGTTGCCGGGCCGGATGCTGGAGAACACCCTCTACAGATTTCGCAAGCTCCTTTAG